In Streptomyces violaceusniger Tu 4113, one DNA window encodes the following:
- a CDS encoding (R)-mandelonitrile lyase: MKFVTPQPTTKAPADWFTGDVWFDVICIGQDPSRMRVNMVRFSPGAHTAWHRHAVGQTLHVVEGIALIGTRDGTVFEAHPGETVTCPPDEEHWHGATPDRFMQHLAMWEGTFDDTPETTWLEKVRDEQYGGTRTRGH; encoded by the coding sequence TTGAAGTTCGTCACGCCCCAGCCCACCACGAAGGCCCCCGCGGACTGGTTCACCGGCGATGTGTGGTTCGACGTCATCTGCATCGGCCAGGATCCCTCCCGGATGCGCGTCAACATGGTGCGCTTCTCTCCGGGCGCGCACACCGCCTGGCACCGCCACGCGGTGGGCCAGACCCTGCACGTGGTGGAGGGCATCGCCCTGATCGGCACCCGCGACGGCACGGTCTTCGAGGCCCACCCCGGCGAGACCGTGACCTGCCCGCCCGACGAGGAGCACTGGCACGGCGCCACGCCGGATCGGTTTATGCAGCACCTGGCGATGTGGGAAGGCACGTTCGACGACACCCCCGAGACCACCTGGCTGGAGAAGGTCAGGGACGAGCAGTACGGCGGCACCCGCACCCGCGGCCACTGA
- a CDS encoding IS630 family transposase, translated as MSDLVGDARTWSPDAQEAVRLLAVSALVEGRDRVEVAALFKVSVRAVDNWWARWRAGGRDALLSRPRGRCAGEHQVLSEAEQAAVRQAVLDHTPSGLGLSGQLWTRGQIGRLIFKLYGVRFTEPGVGKYLKRWGLTFQRPDKRAIEQDAEGVRTWQEETWPAIRARAKAERGEILFADQVGIRSDQVTGRTWGVKGQTPVVRRTGNRFSVNAMSAISTKGRMHFMVFTESFDATVMCRFLARLVGHFGRKVHLIVDRHSAHRSKAVRAWLADHEEKIELHFLPSYSPELNPDELVNADLKRSLPHSHRARNQTELASETRRFFHRRQRQPHVITGYFKAPHVRYIIDE; from the coding sequence GTGAGTGATCTGGTGGGGGACGCGCGGACCTGGTCGCCGGACGCGCAAGAGGCCGTGCGGTTGCTGGCGGTATCCGCGCTGGTGGAGGGCCGGGACCGGGTAGAGGTTGCCGCCTTGTTCAAGGTGTCGGTCAGGGCGGTGGACAACTGGTGGGCGAGGTGGCGGGCCGGCGGACGGGACGCGCTGCTGTCGCGTCCTCGAGGCCGTTGTGCGGGTGAGCATCAGGTCCTGTCCGAGGCCGAGCAGGCCGCCGTGCGGCAGGCTGTCCTCGATCACACTCCCTCCGGCCTGGGGCTTTCCGGTCAGCTGTGGACGCGGGGCCAGATAGGCCGACTGATCTTCAAACTGTACGGGGTCCGCTTCACCGAGCCCGGGGTGGGCAAGTACCTCAAGCGCTGGGGGCTGACCTTCCAGCGACCGGACAAGCGAGCCATCGAGCAGGATGCGGAAGGGGTCCGGACCTGGCAGGAGGAGACCTGGCCGGCGATCCGGGCCCGGGCGAAGGCCGAGAGGGGCGAGATCCTGTTCGCTGACCAGGTCGGGATCCGCTCGGACCAGGTCACCGGCCGTACCTGGGGCGTCAAGGGGCAGACTCCGGTGGTCCGCCGAACCGGGAACCGGTTCTCCGTGAACGCGATGTCCGCGATCAGCACCAAGGGCCGGATGCACTTCATGGTCTTCACCGAGTCGTTCGACGCGACGGTCATGTGCCGCTTCCTCGCCAGGCTCGTCGGGCACTTCGGCCGGAAGGTCCACCTGATCGTCGACCGGCACTCGGCCCACCGTTCGAAGGCCGTCCGGGCCTGGCTCGCCGACCACGAGGAGAAGATCGAGCTGCACTTCCTGCCCTCGTACTCACCCGAGCTGAACCCGGACGAGCTGGTCAACGCCGACCTCAAGCGCAGCCTTCCCCACAGCCACCGGGCCAGGAACCAGACCGAACTCGCCAGCGAAACCCGCAGGTTCTTCCACCGCCGACAACGCCAGCCCCATGTCATCACCGGCTACTTCAAAGCCCCGCACGTCCGCTACATCATCGACGAGTGA
- a CDS encoding putative RNA methyltransferase — MRKEAVRYLRCPYCSGGLTMTDGALRCSQGHSFDVAKQGYVNLLRGAAKFSADTAEMVAARADFLAAGHFAPIAAALAALARETAPAPTGGDPGCVVDIGGGTGYHLARVMSEFPGSEGVLLDISKFAARRAARAHPRTSAVVADAWDALPFADGAASVVLNVFAPRNPAELRRMLRPEGVLLVVTPRPDHLRELVEALGLLRVDEQKDERLADRFSAHFTEVARERSRSTMTLDHQAVPRLVGMGPNAWHQQGERLKERVALLPEPCDVTLSVTLTAYRPLV, encoded by the coding sequence ATGCGGAAAGAGGCGGTTCGGTACCTTCGGTGCCCCTACTGTTCCGGCGGTTTGACGATGACCGACGGCGCGCTGCGGTGTTCCCAGGGGCACAGCTTCGACGTGGCGAAGCAGGGGTATGTGAATCTGCTGCGCGGGGCCGCCAAGTTCAGCGCGGACACCGCCGAGATGGTGGCGGCCCGGGCGGACTTCCTGGCCGCCGGTCACTTCGCGCCGATCGCCGCGGCACTGGCCGCGCTGGCGCGTGAGACGGCACCGGCGCCGACGGGCGGGGACCCCGGCTGCGTCGTGGACATCGGCGGCGGCACGGGCTACCACCTCGCCCGGGTGATGTCGGAGTTCCCGGGTTCCGAGGGCGTCCTGCTGGACATCTCCAAGTTCGCCGCCCGCCGGGCCGCGCGGGCGCATCCCCGTACCAGCGCGGTGGTGGCCGACGCCTGGGACGCGCTGCCGTTCGCCGATGGGGCCGCGTCGGTGGTCCTCAACGTCTTCGCACCGCGCAATCCGGCCGAGCTGCGGCGGATGCTGCGCCCTGAGGGTGTGCTGCTGGTGGTGACGCCCCGGCCGGATCATCTACGGGAGCTGGTGGAGGCCCTGGGGCTGCTGCGGGTGGACGAACAGAAGGACGAGCGGCTGGCGGACCGGTTCTCGGCGCATTTCACCGAGGTGGCCCGGGAGCGTTCGCGGAGCACCATGACGCTGGACCACCAGGCCGTGCCACGGCTGGTGGGGATGGGGCCCAACGCCTGGCACCAGCAGGGCGAGCGGCTGAAGGAGCGCGTCGCACTGCTGCCCGAGCCCTGTGACGTGACGCTGTCCGTCACGCTCACCGCCTACCGTCCGCTGGTCTGA
- a CDS encoding molybdopterin-dependent oxidoreductase: MSDSLVAAGAAAGPVAELALTGDVTRPARLTVSELLSWPQHRAQVSFDCSTSGIQQHRFTGPYLHDVLVSAGPAFDPARRKDRLRFLIAVRGADGHRALLSWAEIDPDFGRAPVLLAVTIDDTPLDRAGPQLVLPQDRCGARYISGIETIRVDGGYTVWT, from the coding sequence GTGAGTGACTCCCTCGTAGCTGCCGGCGCGGCCGCCGGTCCGGTGGCGGAGCTCGCCCTCACCGGCGATGTGACCCGTCCGGCCCGGCTGACGGTGTCCGAACTGCTCTCCTGGCCCCAGCACCGGGCGCAGGTCAGCTTCGACTGCTCCACCAGCGGCATCCAGCAGCACCGCTTCACCGGACCGTACCTGCACGACGTCCTGGTCTCCGCCGGGCCCGCCTTCGACCCCGCCCGGCGCAAGGACCGGCTGCGCTTCCTGATCGCCGTACGCGGCGCGGACGGCCACCGCGCGCTGCTGTCCTGGGCCGAGATCGACCCGGACTTCGGCCGTGCCCCCGTCCTCCTCGCGGTCACCATCGACGACACCCCGCTCGACCGCGCGGGCCCGCAGCTCGTCCTGCCCCAGGACCGCTGCGGCGCCCGTTACATCAGCGGCATCGAGACGATCCGCGTGGACGGCGGATACACCGTCTGGACCTGA
- a CDS encoding C4-dicarboxylate transporter/malic acid transporter: MIAKNGSDLRPERGQGPPILSGSAASAGPAPYAAPASHGSRSARISLLAISLGSAGLGGAWQAATSVASAWIQISDVLFVISGLVWVVLLAAYVRHGGARWRNLREDLRHPGQGFALAYVPIIGMLITGHFSRFGEEGARWAYAVFVVAAALVAARLLAHWFTGGLGDLVAFMLPTLRERSFHTGLWIYSFPVAATTNFLVRWTSAAEVPGRETVVWTLLAVASGGFLLLGVATLVHGGRHWRLRTGRPELG, translated from the coding sequence GTGATTGCCAAGAACGGCTCGGACCTCCGGCCGGAGCGGGGCCAGGGCCCGCCGATCCTGTCCGGCTCCGCCGCTTCGGCCGGACCCGCGCCGTACGCGGCTCCCGCCTCCCATGGCTCGCGGAGCGCGCGCATCAGCCTGCTGGCGATCTCGCTGGGCTCCGCGGGGCTGGGCGGGGCCTGGCAGGCGGCGACCTCCGTCGCCTCGGCGTGGATCCAGATCAGCGATGTGCTGTTCGTGATCAGCGGACTGGTCTGGGTCGTACTCCTGGCCGCATACGTGCGGCACGGCGGAGCCCGGTGGCGCAACCTGCGCGAGGATCTGCGCCACCCGGGCCAGGGGTTCGCCCTCGCGTACGTCCCCATCATCGGCATGCTGATCACCGGTCACTTCTCGCGCTTCGGCGAGGAGGGCGCCCGCTGGGCCTACGCCGTCTTCGTCGTGGCGGCCGCGCTGGTCGCCGCCCGGCTGCTCGCCCACTGGTTCACCGGCGGGCTCGGCGACCTGGTCGCCTTCATGCTTCCGACCCTCCGCGAGCGGTCTTTCCACACCGGGCTGTGGATCTACAGCTTTCCGGTGGCCGCCACCACGAACTTCCTGGTGCGCTGGACATCCGCGGCGGAGGTGCCGGGCCGGGAGACAGTCGTCTGGACGCTGCTGGCGGTGGCGAGTGGTGGCTTCCTCCTCCTGGGCGTCGCGACGCTTGTCCACGGTGGCCGGCACTGGCGCCTGCGGACCGGGAGGCCGGAGCTCGGGTGA
- a CDS encoding CGNR zinc finger domain-containing protein, which produces MAREESDSARRIPATAAAMVDLLNSRPHGPGFPDTLQTPETASAVLRPFGQPAAEAPSPQRIAEIRGLRTTLMDIASAPDSAGAAPGWAQLAEWASAVTLRQDFSESGAVRLRQVGGDPVVGGITLAVAELVSDGTWPRLRICANEHCSHVFYDTTRSRTQRWHSYEVCGNKSNVAAYRARKKARPGS; this is translated from the coding sequence GTGGCCAGAGAAGAATCGGACTCAGCGCGGCGGATTCCCGCGACCGCGGCGGCGATGGTGGACCTGCTCAACTCCCGGCCGCACGGTCCCGGTTTCCCGGACACGCTCCAGACCCCGGAGACGGCGAGCGCCGTCCTGCGCCCGTTCGGCCAGCCCGCGGCGGAGGCGCCATCACCGCAGCGCATCGCCGAGATCCGCGGGCTGCGCACGACCCTGATGGACATCGCCTCCGCGCCGGACAGCGCCGGGGCGGCACCCGGCTGGGCACAGCTCGCCGAGTGGGCGTCCGCTGTCACGCTGCGGCAGGATTTCTCGGAGTCCGGGGCGGTGCGGCTGCGGCAGGTGGGCGGCGACCCCGTGGTGGGTGGCATCACCCTGGCAGTGGCGGAGCTCGTCTCCGACGGCACCTGGCCCCGTCTCCGCATCTGCGCCAACGAGCACTGCAGCCACGTGTTCTACGACACCACGCGCAGCCGCACCCAGCGCTGGCACTCGTACGAGGTCTGCGGCAACAAGAGCAACGTGGCCGCGTACCGAGCCCGGAAGAAGGCCCGGCCCGGAAGCTGA
- a CDS encoding aldehyde dehydrogenase family protein, whose amino-acid sequence MTTTYPALTETDAAALVARLRETHRSGRTKSLAWRREQLTRLRALLTDNRAAIADALWADLRKNPAEVDRAEIDITVLEIDDYLEHLEEWLAPQPAEVTVSHLPEGTTARTELDPLGVALVLSAWNYPIYLLLTPVAAALAAGNAVVIKPSELAEQTSALLARLLPDYLDTEATAVVEGGVAQTTSLLAQRFDHVFYTGNGTVGRIVMRAAAEHLTPVTLELGGKSPVFVDRDADLTAVAARIAATKFSNAGQTCVAPDYVLTDPDTAEALAAALTQAIEQQYGSDPRAADHYGRIVNERHFDRLSALLGSGRTVTGGQSDRAEKYIAPTVLVDVKPDEPVMQEEIFGPILPILTVADLTEAIAFINDRDKPLALYAFTENDTTRARLIAETSSGAVNFGFPIFHLTVPTLPFGGVGESGMGSYHGRYSLETFSHRKAVLDVPLT is encoded by the coding sequence ATGACCACCACCTACCCCGCCTTGACCGAGACCGACGCCGCCGCCCTCGTGGCGCGGCTGCGCGAGACCCATCGCAGTGGCCGCACCAAGTCTCTCGCCTGGCGCCGCGAGCAGCTCACCCGGCTGCGCGCGCTGCTGACCGACAACCGCGCGGCCATCGCCGACGCCCTCTGGGCCGACCTGCGCAAGAACCCTGCCGAGGTGGACCGCGCGGAGATCGACATCACGGTCCTCGAGATCGACGACTACCTCGAGCACCTGGAGGAGTGGCTCGCCCCGCAGCCCGCGGAGGTCACCGTCTCCCACCTGCCGGAGGGGACCACGGCCCGCACCGAGCTCGACCCCCTCGGTGTCGCCCTGGTCCTCTCGGCCTGGAACTATCCGATCTATTTGCTGCTGACCCCCGTCGCCGCCGCGCTGGCGGCCGGCAACGCGGTGGTCATCAAGCCCTCCGAGCTCGCCGAGCAGACCTCCGCGCTGCTGGCCCGGCTCCTTCCGGACTACCTCGACACCGAGGCCACCGCCGTGGTCGAGGGCGGCGTCGCCCAGACGACATCGCTGCTGGCCCAGCGCTTCGACCACGTCTTCTACACCGGCAACGGCACCGTGGGCCGGATCGTGATGCGCGCGGCCGCCGAGCATCTGACCCCCGTCACCCTCGAACTCGGCGGCAAGTCGCCGGTCTTCGTCGACCGCGACGCCGACCTCACCGCGGTTGCCGCCCGCATCGCGGCCACCAAGTTCTCCAACGCCGGACAGACCTGCGTCGCCCCCGACTACGTCCTCACCGACCCGGACACCGCCGAGGCGCTGGCGGCCGCCCTGACCCAGGCGATCGAGCAGCAGTACGGCAGCGACCCGCGCGCCGCCGACCACTACGGACGCATCGTCAACGAGCGCCACTTCGACCGTCTGTCCGCGCTGCTCGGCTCCGGCCGCACCGTGACCGGCGGACAGAGCGACCGCGCCGAGAAGTACATCGCGCCGACCGTGCTGGTGGATGTGAAGCCCGACGAGCCGGTGATGCAGGAGGAGATCTTCGGCCCCATCCTGCCGATCCTGACCGTCGCCGACCTCACCGAGGCCATCGCCTTCATCAACGACCGCGACAAGCCACTCGCGCTCTACGCCTTCACCGAGAACGACACCACCCGGGCCCGGCTGATCGCCGAAACCTCCTCGGGTGCCGTCAACTTCGGCTTCCCGATCTTCCATCTGACCGTGCCGACGCTGCCGTTCGGCGGTGTCGGGGAGAGCGGCATGGGCAGCTACCACGGCCGCTACTCGCTGGAGACGTTCAGTCACCGCAAGGCGGTCCTCGACGTCCCGCTGACCTGA
- a CDS encoding glycoside hydrolase — MKRNHFTSPRVIAAVALAGAVSCLALASTTLASTTHSGTTHSGTARSGTTRSGDAPRPIVVGGHRVEVPVSGGTATVDTTSLRVTARTDQGTVELSAPAATAPGKPGSVTTSPGTAHWSYPDTGLDVTARAGDNGRLVLSVRAAEKATSKATGKAAGETARTLSWPVTGTDRRATAVQLPRGEGLSLPVADRFWNSSRADLVDTDMAMESDLSMPLWGYTLGDRQGVSYLVPSDIGTSLRVTSDAGKLRTAATHRFSRADGTTRYTVAFSLTDGSPVAAARDYRAWLGEHGQLKSLREKIRETPATRKLLGAFHAYLWGDARKADFMGRLRGLGVDRMWLGYDADDRPMDAAATVAAKKAGYLVGPYDSFANGQDPATSDAPTSAWPGTVYPDFCVRDGDGKPVPGFHDRGCYLSSEAFEKAEPRHHYLADRTREMTKAGADSYFLDVDAAGELFRDHSPAHPMTKAQDRANRLARMTRLSDRGLVLGSESAGAWANRDLAFDHGSGTPVAGGLWTAQRDKETWGGYAPADAPGVFFKPAELPADVAKAMYDPVYRVPLYETVLHDSVVNTERWELSYDKLPRQKTDRALLGMLYNTPLNFVLTGDSLERNGRELATLQKYFAPLHKAAGTEPLTDFRALTADRTVQRTVFGDGTLTVTANFGSTPHKGLPGGCVDAELRDDTAPRRLCPATMNGTAG; from the coding sequence ATGAAACGTAACCACTTCACCTCGCCGCGGGTGATCGCCGCGGTGGCGCTGGCGGGCGCGGTGTCCTGCCTCGCCCTCGCCTCGACCACTCTCGCCTCCACCACCCACTCCGGCACCACCCACTCCGGCACCGCCCGGTCCGGCACCACCCGGTCCGGGGACGCACCCCGGCCGATCGTGGTCGGTGGCCACCGTGTGGAGGTCCCGGTGTCGGGCGGCACCGCCACCGTCGACACCACCTCGCTGCGGGTCACCGCCCGTACGGATCAGGGGACCGTGGAGCTCTCCGCGCCCGCCGCCACCGCTCCCGGGAAACCCGGCTCGGTGACCACCTCCCCGGGCACCGCCCACTGGAGCTATCCGGACACCGGACTGGACGTCACTGCCCGCGCCGGTGACAACGGCCGCCTGGTGCTCTCGGTGAGGGCCGCCGAAAAGGCCACCAGCAAAGCCACCGGAAAGGCCGCAGGCGAGACCGCCCGCACCCTGTCGTGGCCGGTCACCGGCACCGACCGGCGCGCCACCGCCGTACAGCTCCCGCGCGGCGAGGGGCTGTCGCTGCCGGTGGCCGACCGCTTCTGGAACTCCTCCCGGGCCGATCTGGTCGACACCGACATGGCCATGGAGTCGGATCTGTCGATGCCGCTGTGGGGCTACACGCTCGGCGACCGCCAGGGCGTGAGCTATCTCGTGCCCAGCGACATCGGCACATCGCTGCGCGTCACCTCCGACGCGGGCAAGCTGCGCACCGCCGCCACCCACCGGTTCTCGCGCGCCGACGGCACCACGCGGTACACCGTGGCCTTCTCCCTCACCGACGGCTCCCCGGTGGCCGCCGCCCGCGACTACCGCGCCTGGCTCGGCGAGCACGGGCAACTGAAGAGCCTGCGGGAGAAGATCCGGGAGACACCGGCCACCAGGAAGCTGCTCGGCGCGTTCCACGCCTATCTGTGGGGCGACGCCCGCAAGGCCGACTTCATGGGCAGGCTGCGTGGCCTCGGCGTGGACCGCATGTGGCTCGGCTACGACGCCGACGACCGGCCGATGGACGCCGCGGCCACCGTGGCCGCGAAGAAGGCGGGCTATCTCGTCGGCCCGTACGACTCGTTCGCCAACGGCCAGGACCCGGCCACCTCCGACGCGCCGACGTCCGCCTGGCCCGGCACGGTGTACCCGGACTTCTGCGTCCGGGACGGCGACGGCAAGCCCGTCCCCGGTTTCCACGACCGCGGCTGCTACCTCTCCTCCGAGGCGTTCGAGAAGGCCGAGCCGCGCCACCACTACCTTGCCGACCGCACCCGCGAGATGACCAAGGCGGGCGCCGACAGCTACTTCCTCGATGTGGACGCGGCCGGTGAGCTGTTCCGCGACCACAGCCCCGCTCACCCCATGACCAAGGCGCAGGACCGCGCCAACCGGCTGGCCCGGATGACGCGGCTGTCCGACCGCGGGCTGGTGCTGGGCTCGGAGTCCGCCGGGGCCTGGGCCAACCGGGACCTCGCCTTCGACCATGGCTCGGGGACTCCGGTGGCGGGCGGTCTGTGGACGGCGCAGCGCGACAAGGAGACCTGGGGCGGCTACGCCCCCGCCGACGCGCCGGGCGTCTTCTTCAAGCCCGCGGAGCTGCCCGCCGATGTGGCGAAGGCCATGTACGACCCGGTGTACCGCGTGCCGTTGTACGAGACCGTGCTCCATGACTCCGTGGTGAACACCGAGCGCTGGGAGCTGTCGTACGACAAGCTGCCACGGCAGAAGACCGACCGCGCGCTGCTCGGCATGCTGTACAACACCCCGCTCAACTTCGTGCTCACCGGCGACTCGCTGGAGCGGAACGGCCGCGAACTCGCCACCCTGCAGAAGTACTTCGCGCCCCTGCACAAGGCGGCCGGTACCGAGCCGCTGACCGACTTCCGGGCGCTGACCGCCGATCGCACCGTGCAGCGCACCGTCTTCGGCGACGGCACCCTCACCGTCACCGCCAACTTCGGCAGTACACCCCACAAGGGCCTGCCCGGTGGCTGTGTGGACGCCGAGCTCCGCGACGACACCGCGCCGCGCCGACTGTGCCCGGCCACGATGAACGGAACCGCCGGGTAA
- a CDS encoding DUF4291 domain-containing protein has protein sequence MARASQCAHPGPVAEPKYQIRALHTESTVTVYQAYAPEIGLPAAREGRYPAVWQRDRMTWIKPSFLWMMYRCGWGTKEGQETVLAAEISREGFEWALEHACLSHYEHGLHADRATWKRQLKRAPARVQWDPERDLHLQPLAHRSLQLGLTGEAARLYADEWTVSITDITSLAHTIHAHVQGGDLDAARQLLPRERPYPVNEGDLAHLYQ, from the coding sequence ATGGCGCGCGCGAGTCAGTGTGCCCACCCTGGTCCCGTGGCAGAACCCAAATACCAGATCCGAGCCCTGCACACGGAGTCCACGGTCACCGTCTACCAGGCGTACGCCCCGGAGATTGGCCTGCCAGCGGCTCGGGAGGGCCGTTACCCGGCGGTGTGGCAGCGGGACCGGATGACCTGGATCAAGCCGTCGTTCCTGTGGATGATGTACCGCTGCGGGTGGGGCACCAAAGAAGGCCAGGAGACCGTTCTCGCTGCCGAGATCTCCCGGGAAGGCTTCGAGTGGGCACTGGAGCACGCTTGCCTGTCCCACTACGAGCATGGCCTCCACGCCGACCGTGCCACGTGGAAGCGCCAATTGAAGCGGGCTCCGGCCCGGGTGCAATGGGACCCCGAACGCGACCTGCACCTTCAGCCACTTGCCCACCGGTCGCTCCAGCTCGGCCTTACTGGCGAGGCCGCCCGTCTCTACGCCGATGAGTGGACCGTCTCCATCACCGACATCACGTCCCTCGCTCACACCATCCACGCGCATGTTCAGGGCGGAGACCTGGACGCCGCACGGCAACTTTTGCCCCGTGAACGTCCTTACCCCGTCAACGAAGGGGACCTGGCACATCTATACCAATGA
- a CDS encoding IS256 family transposase, protein MNDNEILAVGPVEDELVDEVVERLMDRADASGAALLGAGGLLTEVTRAVLERALDAEMTDHLGYEKHDPAGHGSGNSRNGTSRKTVLTDAGAVTLAVPRDRDGSFEPQLVPKHARRLAGFNEQVLSLYARGMSVRDIRSHLAGMYGVEVSPDLISKVTDAVTDELDAWRNRPLDAVWPIIYIDALWVKIRSGSVASRPVYLAVGVDMDGCKDVLGLWAGDEGEGATTWMTVLSELRNRGVEDVCIVACDGLKGLPDAVTATWPKATVQTCVIHLIRASLRFASKQHHAKLVTELKAIYTAPTEQAAEQALADFTAGELGQRYPAIVRTWQAAWSEFTPYLAFPPEIRKVVYSTNLIESINARLRKATRNRGHFPSEQAALKVLYLAIREQVTPRARDVNHVAAHWKKALNQFSLFFEDRLNPK, encoded by the coding sequence ATGAACGACAACGAGATCCTGGCCGTCGGACCGGTCGAGGACGAGCTCGTGGATGAGGTCGTCGAGCGGTTGATGGACCGCGCCGACGCCTCGGGTGCTGCCCTGCTGGGTGCAGGCGGGCTGCTGACCGAGGTGACCCGGGCCGTGCTGGAGCGGGCCCTGGACGCGGAGATGACCGACCACCTCGGATACGAGAAACACGATCCCGCGGGCCACGGCTCGGGCAACAGCCGCAACGGCACATCGCGCAAGACGGTGCTGACCGATGCGGGGGCGGTCACACTGGCCGTTCCGAGGGACCGTGACGGGTCGTTCGAACCGCAGTTGGTGCCCAAGCACGCCAGGCGGCTCGCGGGCTTCAACGAGCAGGTCCTGTCGCTGTACGCACGCGGCATGTCGGTGCGCGACATCCGCTCGCACCTGGCCGGCATGTACGGCGTCGAGGTCTCACCGGACTTGATCAGCAAGGTCACCGACGCTGTCACCGATGAGCTCGACGCATGGCGGAACAGACCGCTGGACGCGGTCTGGCCGATCATCTACATCGACGCGCTGTGGGTGAAGATCCGCTCCGGATCCGTGGCCTCCCGGCCGGTCTACCTGGCCGTCGGGGTGGACATGGACGGCTGCAAGGACGTGCTCGGCCTGTGGGCCGGCGACGAGGGCGAAGGCGCCACGACCTGGATGACCGTGCTGTCCGAGCTCCGTAACCGCGGGGTCGAGGACGTGTGCATCGTCGCCTGCGACGGGCTGAAGGGCCTGCCCGACGCGGTCACTGCGACCTGGCCCAAAGCCACCGTTCAGACATGCGTGATCCACTTGATCCGTGCCTCGCTGAGATTCGCCTCCAAACAGCACCACGCAAAGCTGGTCACGGAGTTGAAGGCCATCTACACCGCCCCGACCGAGCAGGCCGCCGAGCAGGCCCTCGCCGACTTCACCGCAGGCGAGCTGGGCCAGCGCTATCCCGCGATCGTGCGAACCTGGCAGGCCGCGTGGAGCGAATTCACCCCCTACCTCGCCTTCCCGCCGGAGATAAGGAAGGTCGTCTACTCGACGAACCTGATCGAGTCGATCAACGCGCGGCTGCGGAAAGCCACCCGCAACCGCGGACACTTCCCCTCCGAGCAGGCCGCGTTGAAGGTGCTCTACCTCGCCATCCGTGAGCAGGTCACCCCCAGAGCGCGCGATGTCAACCACGTCGCGGCACACTGGAAGAAGGCACTGAACCAGTTCTCACTCTTCTTCGAGGACCGGCTCAACCCCAAGTGA
- a CDS encoding integrase core domain-containing protein: MIVSLLYKVTRKLLTVPSVLLRRGTAKDAELLVLRHENAVLRRQLTGPVRYERADRFWFAALSALIPRRHWLKVFPVTPGTLLAWHRRFIAAKWDYTARRRTGRPPTPAAIKTFVVRLARENPQWGHRRIQGELSRLGYRIAASTVWEILNAAGIDPAPRRSGPTWREFLTAQAEGIIAADFFHIDTALGRRLYALAFLEHGTRRLHITGVTARPTRDWAVQQARNLTSDLGVRIENLRFLLRDRDGKYGEAFDAIFQSEEMEILESAPQAPRTNAHCERIIGSIRREALDHVLIMNEAHARHVLAAYERHYNEHRPHQARCQLPPDAHEQPAAAYDLHIHKVLRTRILGGLINEYRHAA; encoded by the coding sequence GTGATCGTGTCTTTGCTGTACAAGGTAACCCGGAAGCTGCTGACGGTTCCATCGGTGCTCCTCCGGCGTGGGACGGCGAAGGACGCGGAACTGTTGGTGCTGCGGCACGAGAACGCGGTCCTGCGCCGCCAGTTGACCGGACCGGTCCGCTATGAGCGTGCTGACCGGTTCTGGTTCGCAGCCCTGTCCGCACTGATACCCCGACGCCACTGGCTCAAGGTCTTCCCTGTCACGCCCGGCACCCTGCTCGCCTGGCATCGTCGGTTCATCGCCGCGAAGTGGGACTACACCGCGCGCCGACGCACCGGACGCCCACCCACCCCGGCAGCGATCAAGACATTCGTTGTGCGGTTGGCCCGGGAGAATCCGCAGTGGGGGCACAGGCGGATCCAAGGTGAACTGAGCCGACTCGGGTATCGGATCGCAGCTTCGACGGTCTGGGAGATCCTCAACGCGGCCGGCATCGACCCCGCGCCGCGTCGCTCAGGTCCCACCTGGCGCGAGTTCCTGACCGCGCAAGCCGAGGGCATCATCGCGGCAGACTTCTTCCACATCGACACCGCCCTCGGCAGGCGGTTGTACGCATTGGCGTTCCTCGAGCACGGCACCCGGCGGCTGCACATCACCGGGGTCACCGCCCGCCCAACACGGGACTGGGCAGTGCAGCAAGCCAGGAACCTCACATCCGACCTGGGCGTACGCATCGAGAACCTGCGCTTCTTGCTGCGCGACCGCGACGGCAAGTACGGCGAGGCGTTCGACGCCATCTTCCAGTCCGAGGAGATGGAGATCCTCGAAAGTGCGCCACAAGCTCCCCGCACGAACGCGCACTGTGAACGCATCATCGGCAGCATCCGACGCGAAGCCCTCGACCACGTCCTGATCATGAATGAGGCCCACGCGCGCCACGTCCTCGCCGCCTACGAGCGGCACTACAACGAGCACCGACCTCATCAGGCCCGCTGCCAGCTCCCACCCGACGCTCATGAACAACCCGCCGCGGCGTATGACCTCCACATCCATAAAGTCCTGCGCACCCGGATCCTCGGCGGCCTCATCAACGAATACAGACATGCGGCATGA